In Triticum aestivum cultivar Chinese Spring chromosome 5B, IWGSC CS RefSeq v2.1, whole genome shotgun sequence, the following proteins share a genomic window:
- the LOC123115687 gene encoding phosphoribosylformylglycinamidine cyclo-ligase, chloroplastic/mitochondrial-like codes for MTAERVLHLLGAPAASAAAAHRRGPPRPQRVGFPPVKRRVGVACSSSTEEDGMTYKGAGVDIDAGTELVRRIRKMAPWIGGFGGILPHKDEYLVFSVDGVGTKLKLAFETGIHDTIGIDLVAMSVNDILTSGAKPLVFSDYYATGKLDVDLAEKVIKGILDGCEQSGCNMIGGETAEMPGFYAEGEYDLGGFAMGVVDKDKLIDGKNIVEGDILIGLPSNGVHSNGFSLVRRVLDKSGLSLTDQFPGNDGKTTTFSETLMTPTIIYVKQVLEIISKGGVKGLAHITGGGFTDNIPRVFPSGLGAKIFTGSWEVPPVFKWLQQVGKIEDAEMMRTFNMGVGMVLVVSKEAADRIIEESSPAYRIGEVIQGKGVHYV; via the exons ATGACAGCTGAGCGTGTCCTCCACCTCCTTGGCGCGCCGGCGGCTTCCGCGGCGGCAGCTCACCGCCGGGGCCCTCCCCGGCCGCAGCGCGTCGGCTTCCCACCGGTAAAGCGGCGCGTCGGCGTGGCCTGCTCCAGCTCCACCGAGGAGGATGGCATGACTTACAAGGGCGCCGGCGTGGACATCGACGCTGGCACCGAGCTCGTGCGCCGCATCCGCAAGATGGCCCCCTGGATAGGCGGCTTCGGCGGCATTCTCCCTCACA AGGATGAATACCTTGTATTTAGTGTTGATGGTGTTGGGACAAAGCTGAAGCTTGCATTTGAAACTGGTATTCATGATACAATTGGGATTGACCTG GTAGCTATGagtgttaatgacatcctaacatCAGGCGCAAAACCATTGGTCTTCTCAGATTACTATGCTACGGGCAAGCTTGATGTCGATCTTGCAGAGAAG GTTATTAAGGGAATTCTGGATGGATGCGAACAATCAGGCTGTAATATGATAGGAGGAGAG ACAGCAGAGATGCCTGGTTTCTATGCGGAAGGTGAATATGATCTAGGTGGTTTTGCCATGGGTGTTGTGGACAAGGATAAGCTCATCGACGGTAAAAATATCGTGGAGGGAGATATCCTCATTGGTCTTCCTTCAAATGGAGTTCATTCAAACGGGTTCTCTCTCGTTAGAAG AGTATTGGACAAAAGTGGACTCTCCTTGACTGATCAGTTCCCAGGAAACGATGGCAAAACAACTACCTTCAGTGAAACTCTCATGACACCAACTATCATCTATGTTAAGCAG GTGCTTGAGATCATCAGCAAGGGTGGTGTGAAAGGACTAGCCCATATCACCGGTGGTGGCTTCACTGATAACATCCCGAGAGTATTTCCTTCTGGACTGGGGGCGAAAATCTTCACTGGATCTTGGGAAGTGCCACCTGTGTTCAAGTGGCTTCAACAG GTTGGAAAAATTGAAGATGCCGAGATGATGCGGACGTTCAACATGGGCGTCGGGATGGTCCTTGTAGTAAGCAAGGAGGCAGCTGACAGGATTATCGAGGAATCAAGCCCTGCTTATCGCATTGGAGAGGTGATCCAGGGCAAGGGTGTTCACTACGTCTGA